In Labrus bergylta chromosome 1, fLabBer1.1, whole genome shotgun sequence, one genomic interval encodes:
- the LOC109976239 gene encoding B-cell receptor CD22-like, whose amino-acid sequence MRGAAMSLKAAVSGLVIFLLSVSVVQGQDSWRVTYSSLQICAYKGSTVEMNCTFTYPERINRQVNSLQKTFWLRKDGFYYKDVETVSEYSGRVKNICDENKCTLRITNLRETDSTVYRFGFITNKSSYSGRPGVTLSVTDLQVKVSRPYKALLFQCLSGLSSQTSYIWFRNGHQIEHQTLYYYYPPEQLLQTDSYSCALSGHEKCPSPPVYAPKLPSVSVSPSAEIVEGSSVTLTCSSDANPAATFKWYKRNQTSKYLGEGAQLVFSSIKSSDSGEFSCKVENDLGKPTYKWISIDVKYAPKLPSVSVSPSAEIVEGSSVTLNCSSDANPAANYTWYKENGPLNLNPSNAGAQLVFSSVNSSASGEYYCEAENTLGRRTSKHISINVKWGGKSVAVAGTITVVLLVIVFLSVLVWIRQKRASNEPSEAEERQEHTEQGQPEEQEDLQYASIHFSKTQEPLYSNTRPARPPRRTEQQDVTEYAAVKFTRNSTAMRTRSKEPEEDPAALYSTVNKDDDLDRHCVHTLF is encoded by the exons atgagaggagcagctatgagtttgaaagcagcagtgagtggattggttatcttccttctctctgtgtcag TGGTTCAGGGTCAGGACAGCTGGAGAGTGACTTACTCTTCTCTTCAGATCTGTGCTTATAAAGGATCAACTGTGGAGATGAACTGCACCTTCACATACCCAGAGAGGATAAATAGACAAGTTAACTCACTTCAGAAAACATTCTGGTTGAGAAAAGATGGTTTTTATTACAAAGATGTAGAAACAGTTTCAGAGTATTCAGGTCGTGTGAAGAATATCTGTGATGAGAATAAATGCACTCTGAGAATCACaaacctgagagagacagactcgACTGTGTACAGGTTTGGATTcataacaaacaaaagcagTTATTCTGGTCGACCTGGGGTCACTCTGTCAGTCACAG ATCTCCAGGTGAAGGTGAGCAGACCATATAAGGCTCTGCTCTTTCAGTGTCTCAGTGGACTTTCCAGTCAAACCTCCTACATCTGGTTCAGGAACGGACATCAAATCGAACAtcaaacattatattattattatccacCAGAGCAGCTTCTTCAGACAGACAGTTACTCCTGTGCTCTATCAGGACATGAGAAGTGCCCGtctcctccagtgt atgctccaaagcttccctctgtgtcagtgagtccctctgctgagatagtggagggcagttcagtgactctgacctgtagcagtgatgctaacccagcagctacTTTTAAATGGTACAAGAGAAATCAGACCTCTAAATACCTTGGTGAAGGAGCTCAGCTCGTCTTCAGCTCCATCAAGTCCTCTGACTCTGGAGAGTTTTCATGTAAAGTTGAGAACGATCTGGGAAAGCCGACCTATAAATGGATCTCTAttgatgtgaaat atgctccaaagcttccctctgtgtcagtgagtccctctgctgagatagtggagggcagttcagtgactctgaactgtagcagtgatgctaacccagcagctaattaTACCTGGTACAAGGAGAATGGACCTCTAAACCttaatccctcaaatgcagGAGCACAGCTCGTCTTCAGTTCAGTCAACTCCTCGGCCTCTGGAGAGTATTACTGTGAAGCTGAGAACACGCTGGGGAGAAGGACATCCAAACACATCTCTATAAATGTCAAAT GGGGAGGGAAATCAGTGGCTGTTGCTGGAACAATCACAGTTGTTCTCCTGGTTATCGTGTTCCTCTCTGTCCTCGTGTGGATCAG ACAAAAGAGGGCTTCCAATGAACCGTCTgaggctgaagagagacaagaacACACGGAGCAG GGACAaccagaggagcaggaagaccTTCAGTATGCCAGCATACACTTCTCTAAAACCCAGGAGCCTCTGTACAGCAATACCAGACCAGCTCGGCCCCCCAGAAGAACGGAGCAGCAGGACGTCACTGAGTACGCTGCCGTCAAATTTACCAGGAACAGCACCGCCATGAG AACCAGAAGTAAAGAACCTGAAGAGGATCCAGCTGCTCTGTACAGCACCGTCAACAAAGACGATGACCTCGACAGGCACTGTGTTCACACTCTGTTTTAG